In Psychrobacter immobilis, a single genomic region encodes these proteins:
- the icmH gene encoding type IVB secretion system protein IcmH/DotU, with the protein MSGNNSMGSAPSLLDSGEVASKVSATGLDKRISSQSLVDIMYDGFYLVFLLRNHYFSTEPRQFRQKIYDFLDKFEMNARKKGFLSEDIHEAKYAYCALIDETIMTSQEPEFQILKDAWELNPLQLDLFGSQIAGNEFFERLDGLREQGERRLPALEVYHYAMLLGFQGKYRLEAPEKIRYLISRLGDEIEHLRGNKNEFSPFWAIPDQIKHTLTSETPLWVILTVMAVLLTAIFATMWQFTNSFSNEQLSAYDNVIQENKEQAHISIFLP; encoded by the coding sequence ATGTCAGGGAATAATTCAATGGGTTCTGCACCTTCGTTGTTAGATTCAGGCGAGGTGGCTTCAAAGGTCTCAGCAACTGGTCTAGATAAGCGTATCAGTAGTCAGTCGCTGGTAGACATAATGTATGACGGCTTTTACTTGGTGTTTTTATTGCGCAATCATTATTTCAGTACAGAGCCGCGACAATTTCGTCAAAAAATATATGATTTTTTAGACAAGTTCGAGATGAATGCGCGCAAAAAAGGATTTCTGTCAGAAGATATCCATGAAGCTAAGTATGCGTATTGTGCATTGATTGATGAGACCATCATGACATCGCAAGAGCCCGAGTTTCAAATCCTCAAAGATGCTTGGGAGCTAAATCCTTTGCAGTTGGATTTATTTGGCTCACAAATTGCTGGTAATGAGTTCTTTGAGCGTTTAGATGGGCTACGCGAGCAAGGAGAGAGGCGTCTGCCTGCTCTGGAGGTCTATCACTATGCGATGCTGCTTGGCTTTCAAGGGAAGTATCGTTTAGAGGCGCCAGAGAAAATTCGTTATCTTATCTCACGTTTAGGGGATGAAATTGAGCATCTACGGGGTAATAAGAACGAGTTCTCGCCATTTTGGGCGATACCCGACCAAATCAAACACACGCTCACGAGCGAAACGCCACTATGGGTCATACTTACGGTCATGGCAGTGTTGTTGACCGCGATATTTGCTACCATGTGGCAGTTTACCAATAGTTTCTCGAATGAGCAGCTGTCAGCATACGACAATGTGATTCAAGAAAACAAAGAGCAAGCTCATATCTCAATTTTCCTACCTTAA
- the tssK gene encoding type VI secretion system baseplate subunit TssK — translation MSKHRVLWGEGLFLRPQHFQIQDTYHDSQRALSMMLVHPYAYGVSDVQIDKQLLESNLLSFQSIYAVLPDGTIYHAPRTDTLPKAITLDTQDNGDEVFVFLSLEIVHSGGSNIQTDRSDNPTRYVRGAIEAQDLYSQAAEAVIDVIKLSPSLQLSHSAQAPSQDTVSLLVAKLVRTTQGVYQVDDDYIVPSVHITSNPALIGHVYRLMTMINTKSTSLYDHHRQSNNDLLEFRSSDIASFWLLHTLNTAYSQLSHLYNNAKLHPERLYEALLNVASQLATFSSLYKVGDLPSYHHDNANDSFVSIILIIRELLNTVIASNFISIPLRQNKPSYYTGELSSDKITRGSQLYLSVSSSLPMHELIDIVPRRFKIATPDSVEKRVLSALPGSSISHVSQVPSAIPVRPGFSYFTIEPVGELYDEMLKSESICIYVPNGFDDLKIELMAIVQ, via the coding sequence TTGAGTAAACACAGGGTATTATGGGGAGAAGGGTTGTTTTTGCGACCCCAACATTTTCAGATTCAAGACACTTATCATGACTCGCAACGCGCTTTGAGTATGATGCTGGTGCATCCTTATGCTTATGGAGTATCTGATGTTCAGATTGATAAGCAACTTTTGGAAAGCAATTTACTAAGCTTTCAAAGTATTTATGCGGTATTGCCAGATGGTACGATATATCATGCGCCTCGTACCGACACTTTACCGAAAGCCATTACCTTAGATACCCAAGACAATGGCGATGAAGTTTTCGTATTTTTGAGTTTAGAGATTGTCCATAGTGGCGGCAGCAATATACAGACGGATCGTAGTGACAACCCAACACGCTATGTAAGGGGTGCTATTGAGGCGCAAGATCTATATAGCCAAGCGGCTGAAGCAGTCATTGACGTGATTAAACTGTCGCCAAGTTTGCAATTAAGCCATTCTGCGCAAGCGCCTAGCCAAGATACCGTGTCCTTATTGGTAGCCAAGCTCGTGCGTACCACTCAAGGCGTCTATCAAGTCGATGATGATTATATCGTCCCAAGTGTGCATATTACGAGTAACCCTGCGCTTATTGGTCACGTATATCGTTTGATGACGATGATTAATACCAAGTCTACGTCACTGTATGACCATCATCGTCAATCTAACAATGACTTACTGGAGTTTCGCTCCTCAGATATTGCCTCTTTTTGGCTATTGCATACGCTAAATACCGCATACTCTCAGCTCAGTCATTTATATAATAATGCCAAACTACATCCAGAACGCCTTTATGAAGCATTATTAAATGTCGCCAGCCAATTGGCTACTTTTAGCTCATTATATAAGGTGGGCGACTTACCTTCTTATCATCACGATAATGCCAATGACTCATTTGTTAGTATCATTTTAATCATTCGTGAGCTACTCAATACCGTCATTGCCAGTAACTTTATCTCGATTCCATTACGTCAGAATAAGCCATCTTATTATACAGGCGAGCTAAGTAGTGACAAGATCACACGTGGCTCACAGCTGTATCTGTCTGTTAGCTCATCATTGCCGATGCACGAGCTCATCGACATCGTACCACGCCGATTTAAAATTGCGACGCCTGACTCAGTAGAGAAACGTGTGTTGTCAGCGCTGCCAGGCTCTTCTATTTCACATGTCAGTCAAGTACCCAGTGCGATACCAGTGAGACCAGGCTTTAGCTACTTCACCATCGAACCGGTAGGCGAGCTATATGACGAAATGCTCAAATCTGAATCTATCTGTATTTATGTGCCAAATGGCTTTGATGATTTAAAAATAGAGCTGATGGCTATCGTACAGTAG